One Paroedura picta isolate Pp20150507F chromosome 3, Ppicta_v3.0, whole genome shotgun sequence genomic window carries:
- the CIMIP7 gene encoding ciliary microtubule inner protein 7 isoform X1 — protein MKPTCEAWKMLVNVAAQHANGFYGNFRSRCRSDFTQEYRKAARPPPPDRFLQRMKETPSKHIFSKHDNRHAFPGSAMCFENGLGRKRIEGSLPSTLNLIDWIPLKEELQRERPLVSSYQADYRSRDKLSQRLVPRDRAQRQPLHRTPSTTYQHTYRSYCLRDPILGVLKEQGAKDPEPDAPAPATSSEPTGDPTPSTPPTGNAARSPDPPAPGRFYRRCALLRPVRLTVSDCLHWYNC, from the exons CATGCCAATGGTTTCTATGGCAACTTCAGAAGCAGATGCAGGAGCGATTTCACCCAAGAGTATCGTAAAGCAGCCCGGCCACCACCTCCTGATCGCTTTCTGCAGAGAATGAAG GAAACCCCATCCAAGCACATATTCTCCAAGCACGACAACAGACATGCCTTCCCAGGATCAGCGATGTGCTTTGAGAAC GGCTTGGGAAGGAAGAGGATAGAGGGGAGCCTTCCCAGCACCCTAAACCTAATAGACTGGATCCCCctgaaggaggagctgcagcggGAGAGGCCCCTCGTCTCAAGCTACCAGGCCGACTACCGCTCCAGAGACAAGCTCTCCCAGAGGTTGGTTCCTCGCGACCGAGCGCAACGGCAGCCCCTCCACCGGACGCCCAGCACCACTTACCAGCACACGTACCGAAGCTACTGCTTGCGCGATCCCATCCTTGGGGTGTTGAAAGAGCAGGGGGCCAAAGACCCGGAGCCTGACGCGCCTGCCCCGGCCACCTCGAGCGAGCCCACCGGAGACCCCACCCCAAGTACGCCCCCCACCGGAAATGCCGCCAGAAGCCCGGACCCCCCCGCACCAGGACGCTTCTACAGGCGCTGCGCACTCCTGAGGCCAGTACGCCTGACGGTGTCCGACTGCTTGCACTGGTACAATTGTTGA
- the CIMIP7 gene encoding ciliary microtubule inner protein 7 isoform X2: protein MPSPIVGTWHANGFYGNFRSRCRSDFTQEYRKAARPPPPDRFLQRMKETPSKHIFSKHDNRHAFPGSAMCFENGLGRKRIEGSLPSTLNLIDWIPLKEELQRERPLVSSYQADYRSRDKLSQRLVPRDRAQRQPLHRTPSTTYQHTYRSYCLRDPILGVLKEQGAKDPEPDAPAPATSSEPTGDPTPSTPPTGNAARSPDPPAPGRFYRRCALLRPVRLTVSDCLHWYNC from the exons CATGCCAATGGTTTCTATGGCAACTTCAGAAGCAGATGCAGGAGCGATTTCACCCAAGAGTATCGTAAAGCAGCCCGGCCACCACCTCCTGATCGCTTTCTGCAGAGAATGAAG GAAACCCCATCCAAGCACATATTCTCCAAGCACGACAACAGACATGCCTTCCCAGGATCAGCGATGTGCTTTGAGAAC GGCTTGGGAAGGAAGAGGATAGAGGGGAGCCTTCCCAGCACCCTAAACCTAATAGACTGGATCCCCctgaaggaggagctgcagcggGAGAGGCCCCTCGTCTCAAGCTACCAGGCCGACTACCGCTCCAGAGACAAGCTCTCCCAGAGGTTGGTTCCTCGCGACCGAGCGCAACGGCAGCCCCTCCACCGGACGCCCAGCACCACTTACCAGCACACGTACCGAAGCTACTGCTTGCGCGATCCCATCCTTGGGGTGTTGAAAGAGCAGGGGGCCAAAGACCCGGAGCCTGACGCGCCTGCCCCGGCCACCTCGAGCGAGCCCACCGGAGACCCCACCCCAAGTACGCCCCCCACCGGAAATGCCGCCAGAAGCCCGGACCCCCCCGCACCAGGACGCTTCTACAGGCGCTGCGCACTCCTGAGGCCAGTACGCCTGACGGTGTCCGACTGCTTGCACTGGTACAATTGTTGA